The genomic region GGCCGGAACTGAACCAGTACGAGCTCTTCGTTCGTTTTTGGCGGCCGGACTGGCCGGCGTTCCGCGAGGTGATCTATCTCGGCGTTCCGATCTCCATAACCATCCTCGCAGAAGTCAGCCTGTTTACAGCCGCGTCGCTGCTCATGGGCAACATCGGCACGATGGAACTGGCTGCGCACGGGATCGCGCTTCAATTCGCCTCGATCGCCTTCATGATCCCGCTCGGTCTCGCGCAGGCTGGAACAGTGCGTGTCGGTCTGGCCTACGGAAGCGGCGACATGTTGGGCGTCAGACGGGCCGCCGTCGCCGTACTCGTCCTCGGTAGCCTCTTTGCCGCCATCGGCAGCACGATCTTCGCGCTATTTCCCCGCCAGCTTGCAGCCCTCTACCTGGATACGAGCCGGCCCGATGCGGCGGAAGTGCTTGCCTTTGCCGGTCCGTTGATCGTCATCGCCGGGGCTTTCCAGCTTGTCGATGGTCTCCAGGCCATTGCCGCCGGCATGCTGCGCGGCCTTAAGGACACGACGGTACCAATGATACTGGCGATGATCTCCTACTGGCCGATCGGCTTCTTCTGCGCCTGGGCATTCGCTTTTCCGCTGAACTTCGGCGGCGTCGGCGTCTGGTTCGGCTTTGTGCTCGGGCTTGCGGCGGCAGCCTTGTCGCTCAATTGGCGATTCTTCCATCTGCTTCGTTCGATGCAAGCGAAGGCCTTTGAACCAGAGCCCCGTGGCGAGCCTCAAACCACCCTGCGCGGCTAAGGAATGACAAGAAAAAGCCGGACGGGCAGGGGAGGCCGTCCGGCTTACAGAGCGACCTCATCAGGGGAAGACATGAGGCCGCTTATTTTGAAACTTCCGGCAAGAAGTTCCTGGAGGCATTCACAGATTAAAGCCGCGGTCTTGCTGGTTGCGGACACGCACTTCGCTGCGAAGCGCATGGATTGCAGCAACGGACATCGCGAAAAACATCGTCATCGAAAACAGAGCAAGTCCCATGGCCGTAATCCTTTCAGTTCCTAAAACGGCATGTCTCCAAAAAAGGTTCCGTTCATTCTTGCCTCACGGTACAACTTCCGGTGTGAAACCATCTTGAACACTCCATTCATCTAGCATTCATTCTTTCCCGCGTGCTGTTTCCGAGGGAACAGCCGGGACGCGGTTCGCGCTGCCCTTGCGATCAGCCGCTGTCCGTGACAAAAGGCTTCACCAAACGGAAACAGGTGCGATGACCACGGCTTTCTATCCCGGCTCCTTCGATCCGATGACGAACGGGCATCTTGATGTGCTTGTGCAAGCACTGAATGTCGCCGCAAAGGTCATCGTGGCGATCGGCATTCATCCGGGAAAGGCGCCGCTTTTTTCCTTCGAAGAGCGCGCCGAGCTCATCCGCCGCTCGCTGAGCGAGTTTCTGCCTGAAAGGGCCGGTGATATCGCCGTTGTTTCGTTCGATAATCTGGTGGTCGACGCGGCGCGCCATCACGGTGCGACCCTGCTCGTGCGGGGCCTGCGCGACGGCACGGACCTCGACTACGAGATGCAGATGGCGGGCATGAACCGGCAGATGGCTCCGGACATCCAGACACTGTTTTTACCGGCGGGTACCGCATCGAGGCCCATTACGGCCACATTGGTCCGCCAGATCGCGGCGATGGGCGGCGACGTAAGCGCTTTCGTCCCCCGTGCGGTCCATCAAGCGCTGCAGGCGAAGCGTACGGCCTGAACGCGCGGAGCTCACACCACTCAGGGAGAACCCATGAAAATCCTCCAATTCGCTTTTGCCGGCGCCCTGGCGTTCGCCGCCTTGACGGGGACTGCCTTCGCGCAGTCCGGCGACAATGTGATTACCATACAGCTCAAGGACGGCCCGGTCGTCGTCGAGTTGCGCCCGGACATCGCGCCGAAGCACGTTGATCAGATCAAGGCGCTCGCTGCCGCAGGCGAATACGACAACGTTGCCTTTCATCGCGTGATCAAGGGCTTCATGGCCCAGACGGGCGACGTACAATACGGCGATATGGAGCAGGGCTATCAGGCCGAACTCGCTGGAACGGGTGGTTCCTCCAAGCCCGACCTGCCGGCGGAATTCTCCGACGTGCCCTTCGAGCGTGGTACAGTCGGCATGGCCCGTTCGCAGGACCCGAACAGCGCCAACTCGCAGTTCTTTATCATGTTCGCGCCGGGCGACTTCCTCAACGGCCAATATACGGTCGTCGGCAAGGTGGTCGAAGGCATGGAGAATGTCGACAAGATCAAGCTCGGAGATGACGCCAACAACGGCGCCGTCACCGATCCAGACCGTATGATCAGCGTCAAGGTCGGCAAGTAAAGTCAAACAGAAGGAGAAGAACCATGGCCGAGATCAAGGATCCGGAAAACACGATCATCATGGAGACCACGAAGGGCAGGGTCGTGATCGAGCTTCTGCCGGACGTCGCTCCGGGTCATGTCGATCGTATCAAGGAGCTGACGCGCGAGGGAGCCTATGATGGAGTCGTGTTTCATCGCGTGATCGAGGACTTCATGGCGCAGACCGGC from Sinorhizobium garamanticum harbors:
- a CDS encoding MATE family efflux transporter, with product MLTTNTSRMKLQNDNSWSNHFRASFYLGVPFIGAQLAQLAINTTDVLMVGKLGATELAAIILATQAFFTVFIFGSGFANAVVPMAAQAQGRGDKVSVRRAVRMGMWVVLLYGALTAPLLWMAEPILLFAGQRPEVAKLAGGYLHIAQWAIFPSLIFMVLRAFLSGLERAGIILYVTLVTLVLNALLCYVLIYGHFGFPALGIFGAALAALGVALLGAGLTIAYIRSRPELNQYELFVRFWRPDWPAFREVIYLGVPISITILAEVSLFTAASLLMGNIGTMELAAHGIALQFASIAFMIPLGLAQAGTVRVGLAYGSGDMLGVRRAAVAVLVLGSLFAAIGSTIFALFPRQLAALYLDTSRPDAAEVLAFAGPLIVIAGAFQLVDGLQAIAAGMLRGLKDTTVPMILAMISYWPIGFFCAWAFAFPLNFGGVGVWFGFVLGLAAAALSLNWRFFHLLRSMQAKAFEPEPRGEPQTTLRG
- the coaD gene encoding pantetheine-phosphate adenylyltransferase → MTTAFYPGSFDPMTNGHLDVLVQALNVAAKVIVAIGIHPGKAPLFSFEERAELIRRSLSEFLPERAGDIAVVSFDNLVVDAARHHGATLLVRGLRDGTDLDYEMQMAGMNRQMAPDIQTLFLPAGTASRPITATLVRQIAAMGGDVSAFVPRAVHQALQAKRTA
- a CDS encoding peptidylprolyl isomerase, with translation MKILQFAFAGALAFAALTGTAFAQSGDNVITIQLKDGPVVVELRPDIAPKHVDQIKALAAAGEYDNVAFHRVIKGFMAQTGDVQYGDMEQGYQAELAGTGGSSKPDLPAEFSDVPFERGTVGMARSQDPNSANSQFFIMFAPGDFLNGQYTVVGKVVEGMENVDKIKLGDDANNGAVTDPDRMISVKVGK